The genomic stretch CTTCAGATGTGGACACCCCACATGGGGCAAGCTCAGAGCCGGGATCTAGAGAGAGCTCAGCGGGGCTGAAGGATCCGGGGGCAGCTCTAACGGCCCCCGAGCAGCAGGCAGGCGTTCCCTCAGATCGGAGGAGGGATGCTAGCACCAGAGCAATGATGCAGACAGCGTCTGGGGACGTGCAGACCACCAGCCTGGGGACCCAGCCAACAGAGCCAGagtccacgggcacccagaccACCAGGCTGGGGACGCAGCTGGAGTCCACCACCACTCAGACCGCCAGCCTGGGGACCCAGCCAACAGAGCCAGAGTCCAGGGGCACCCAGACCACCAGGCTGGGGACGCAGCCGGAGTCCACCACCACTCAGACCGCCAGCCTGGGGACCCAGCCAACAGAGCCAGAGTCCACGGGCACCCTGACGACCAGGCTGGGGACGCAGCTGGAGTCCACCACCACTCAGACCGCCAGCCTGGGGACCCAGCCAACAGAGCCAGagtccacgggcacccagaccACCAGGCTGGGGACGCAGCCGGAGTCCACCACCACTCAGACCGCCAGCCTGGGGACCCAGCCAACAGAGCCAGagtccacgggcacccagaccACCAGGCTGGGGACGCAGCCGGAGTCCACCACCACTCAGACCGCCAGCCTGGGGACCCAGCCAACAGAGCCAGAGTCCACGGGCACCCTGACGACCAGGCTGGGGACGCAGCTGGAGTCCACCACCACTCAGACCGCCAGCCTGGGGACCCAGCCAACAGAGCCAGagtccacgggcacccagaccACCAGGCTGGGGACGCAGCCGGAGTCCACCACCACTCAGACCGCCAGCCTGGGGACCCAGCCAACAGAGCCAGagtccacgggcacccagaccACCAGGCTGGGGACGCAGCCGGAGTCCACCACCACTCAGACCGCCAGCCTGGGGACCCAGCCAACAGAGCCAGAGTCCACGGGCACCCTGACGACCAGGCTGGGGACGCAGCTGGAGTCCACCACCACTCAGACCGCCAGCCTGGGGACCCAGCCAACAGAGCCAGagtccacgggcacccagaccACCAGGCTGGGGACGCAGCCGGAGTCCACCACCACTCAGACCGCCAGCCTGGGGACCCAGCCAACAGAGCCAGAGTCCACGGGCACCCTGACGACCAGGCTGGGGACGCAGCTGGAGTCCACCACCACTCAGACCGCCACCCTGGGGACACAGCCAGagtccacgggcacccagaccACCAGGCTGGGGACGCAGCTGGAGTCCACCACCACTCAGACCGCCACCCTGGGGACACAGCCAGagtccacgggcacccagaccACCAGGCTGGGGACGCAGCTGGAGTCCACCACCACTCAGACCGCCACCCTGGGGACACAGCCAGagtccacgggcacccagaccACCAGGCTGGGGACACAGCCAGAGTCTACCGTCGCTCAGACCACCATCTCAggggagcagctcagcacacagcTTGCCGGGGCTGGCACCCTGGCAGCAGGGACTCTCTTGCCAACAGCCCAGGGACTCGAGATCCCACTCGACGCTGATCCCAGGGCCACGTCCCACGTGCAAGAGCTGGCCTTGCCCTCGGGCTCCAGCAGTGCCTACCACAATGCCTACAGGTGCTACGCGGAGACGGTGGAGGCTGTCAAGCAGATTGGGCAGCTCAGACACCTCTATGCTGCCCTGAAGGAGCAGGTGGCCCAGCTAGAAGCCAGCAGGCTGGAGCGGACTGAACTGGAGAAGCTGCGCCTGCTCCTCCAGGAGGCAGGTGGGAGCTCTGGGAGGTTTGTGGGGGCCATTTGTAATGCTGGGTGTGGAGCTGGTTGTGCTCAGAGCCTGGCGCGTAGGGTGAGAGCCCTTCACTGACAGTGTGTCCCCTTGTACCATGCTCTTCTAGGCCAGGAGAGCGTTGCCAACACGCTGGGTGACCTCCAGGCCCAGGTGTCATCCGTGCAGGGCCTGGCgagggagctgcagggcttgtccagggagctgcagggagagaaggggaaggtaAGGAGTCCCCGAGGgagatgcagggatgctgggagagGTGGGCACGGAGGAGGTAGCTGAAgagcccctgtgctggggtgaCACAGGGGCCATGCCCTGACTCTGCCCCCACTGCCGTTCCCAGATCAGGAAGCTGGAGAGCGCCCTTGGCAAACTGGAGGCGGCCAGAGCCAGCTGGCAAATGGATCTGAGCGACCAACTCAGCCTGCTCTCAGGGTAAAAGGACAGGAGAGGGTTTCGttccctgtggggctgcaggggagcccgggagggctgggagcatcccatGCTGGGGAGTGAGGGACGCCCCCTGAGCAAGTAAGCTTGTGAAGACTAAGCCTGCCTGTGCCCCTGTGTCGCCGGCCAGGTCCACACCGCAGGAGGAAAAGCGGGACATGAAGGATctgtcagagcagcagcaaataagCAAGGCTGCACTGGATCAGGTGGTGAGCCAGACGGCCgagggggagcaggagcaggtgaggCGTGGGGGGAGCTCCCACCCCCCGCTGGCTCTTTGAGGTAGTCCTGGCCATCCCGTGGGTGGCTGGGGCCACGGAGCCTCCACAGCACCTGGGATTGTTGGCTGCATCTGTCCCGTCTCAGAGGTgattcctcttccccttctgcagctggaagaggtgAGAGCGATGGAGAGCacggggcaggaggaggcagtaTGCCCCATGTGCAGCAGCGACACGAGCACGCGTTTGGGGAAGCTTCTGCGACGCTATGAGaagctgcaggggctggtggaGTCCCTCATGTCGAGGAAGAAGACGGGCAAGGTGGTGAGGCAGCTGCCAGGGAAGAGCCAGGTAGGGAGATGGCAGCATGGGACACTTGGGAGGGGGCTGCCAGAACCATGCCCGGCTCTCTGTGCTTCGGTGCTATGTGGGGGAGTTCCGTGCTCCCCCCCATCCTGTCTTGTAAGGTCTGCAGCATAGAGGGAGATTCAAGGCGTGCTGCAAATGTCCTGCTGGCACTGAGAGCCTGTGGCCACTGGCCCAGGAAGCCAGGTCTGTCCCTGTGGGGCAGCCTCCCCACCTTGCGTGGCACTACCTGGTTAATTTCCTCCCTGGAGCAGGACGAAGAGGTGCTGAAGCGCATCCAGGCTGCCATCCTGCAGATGCAAGGGGAGTATGAGCAGCTCAACTCTGTCACGGGGAGCCTCCTGGATGACAGTcgccagcagcagaaagataTCGAGGTAGATGGCTGAAACCCCCGTGGGCTTAGAGCATCCTccaggcagagcccaggctgGGGACCATAGGCGATTTGCTCTGTGGAGATTTAAAGAGTACCTTTCCCGGAGGATTCTGTGTGTGGGGAGAAGCAGGGGCGCTCCTGCCACAAGGTCATAGGATGctttctgtgttggaagggtCTGTTGCAGTCGgtggagaggctggagaaggagaaggcagaCAAGGAGGACCTGGAGCTGGGAATGGATGAGGTACGACCTCAAGGGGCCTAAGCAGCAGCCAAGGGGGTGCTGGGCAGGGTGACAAATGCCCCTTGTCCCCCTGGGAGCTTGGTGGCAGAGCTGGCCCTGGGGGAGGGAGGATTCCTAGCCCAGCTGCAGGTCCCTCTGTCTCCCCCcatgtccctggggctggtgggacCGACCccatgggggtgatggggcGAGTGGGACCACACAGTCGTGGGAGGAGCACAGTGGTCCTGCAGGAGTGCTtttgcctctgcccctgcaatGGGCTGACCCTGGCTGTTGCACCTCCATCCTTTCCCCACCgttctcctgcctttccctgttgCTAGAAAGCAGACAAAGGTGCCTTGGAAAGCAGAGTCAGCCGCGCCCAATTTGAggccagcctggagctgctgaaggagagaaacCAGGAGGTGCTGAGCCGGGTGACGggccaggagcaggggctgcacgaggtccagcagcagctgcggGAGGAGATGGCCTCCAAGGTGAGGGGCGGCTCGTCGCCGCCGCGCAAAAATGGCGCCTTCGGGGCTCGGTGGCCCAAGGCAGCATCCTCCTGAGGATTCCTGCTCCTGGCTTTTCCCTGGGGACGCCGTGTCCCGTCCCGGAGCCGCTGGCTGAGGGAGTGTGTCTGTCTGCAGCTGGATCGCCTGGAGCTGGGGCCATTCCAGCAAGAGCTGGAGGAACACTGGAAGAGCAGCCTTGAGCAGCTCAAGGAAATGGCACCACCAATGGAAGCTGACGATGCAGCCGGGATTAGGAAGTGAGTGCAAGAGGGACAGCACTCGCCTTGTTCCCGCTTTGTCCTTGCCTGCATCCCCTGTTGCCACGGTGCCTGTGGCAGCGGTTCCCAGGGCACTGGAGGTTCTTGGGCTCCCCTCTGGGAATTCTCCTGTGCCTAAGATGAAGTGGAGCTTTTTCCCAGGAGGGAGCCCACAGCCAACCACTCTCCCTCATCCTATCCCCTTTCTTCTGGAACCAGCCAGCAGGCTGGGACCTTGTTGGTGTTGGTGGGGGGGATAAACCAGGTTTCCCAGCTCACGCAGCCCGttttcccctccccaggcagctgctggtggaTTTCCAGTGCCTGTCTTGTGACAGGCAGCTCAGCATGCGGGTGCCTGGCTCGTGAGTACTGCCCAGCGCAGGCGCATTGGGAGTCTgcatgggtgggatgggggaggatgggtgctggtggtgctccAGACCAGGCATGGGGTTCGGGGTGTCTGCCTGCGAGGGTCTGATCGTGCCCAGCCCCCTCCACAGGCCTGCCCGTCAGCGGGAGGATTAGGAGCCCTCCCggagggcagcaggcaggggatgCCGTGAGGTACAAGcctggggggtttggggggctgCCACGAGCCAGGGCGGGTCATTTGTCCCCTGTCACCCACTGACGGCTCTTGCCCTCCCCAGGCCTATCCCGCCCATCCCGCCCTTTCCACCGCTGGTCCCTCACGTCACTGGACGATCCCAGCCCGTTCTGAAGACGGAGCAAACCCACAGGTAGGGGACACGggacccatccccatccccgggCTGCATGGTGGCCCTGCCCCAGCAAGGGAGAGTCCTTCCCTGCGTCGGAGCCAAGGACTCTGctccctgggcagggcaggggagcagAGATGTGCCACAGAGGCTCAGCTGGGcttgccccaggcctgggggTTTTACAGCCTCGCCACTGTGCTGCCccgtctctctctctctctcagtgGCGCTGAAGCCACACGTGCTGAGTTGTGTGCTGAGTGTTCCCATACCCTATCCTGCAGGGAGCCGATGGCTGCATGCAGGTACCCCACCGTGCCACGGCAGTGTGGGGGCCAGCATACCCTCACAGGCCCGCTGCAGCGCAGCCTGCGCCTCCCGCCTGTCCAGCCCAGCACCCCACAGGCACTCCAGCCAtccaccctgctccccagcaagGTAGGGATGAAGAAAGAAGGGATGTGGTGGGGGTGACTGAGGTTGGGAGGGTGATGCTGAGCATCTGGGGGGAatccatgcctcagtttccccggGAGAGACGGGTACAGAGGGTTGCTCGGGGCTGCTGAATTCAGCCCCATGCCTTAGCCAACCCATTGtctcctccccagcaggacaAGGTAGAGCTGTTGGGGCAGGACAGCCGCAGGGCTGGCCCCTGCCCCTCGGCCCCAGGCACCACTGGCCCACTGGAACGAAGGTCAGCCTCATCCCACAGCCACCTCCTCCAGGGACACCAGCCCCACCCGCCCCTCCAGCCCCGCAGGATGGATGCAGCAACGCGGCAGCCGGGCAGGCCTGCGGGTCACCGGCTGAATCCCATTGCCCGGGCACCCCAGCAGGCGCGAGGAAgtagctcccagcagcagcaataaaggGTGATGTGAGGCAAAGCGCCTGTGTGGCCTGAGTGCGGGGACCCTGGCTTGGCATCTGCCCTTGGCCTGTGGCCACAGTGTcactgaaggagctgaaaacaGCCCCTGGCCCCccccctgctcctcaccccCGGGGTTGAGCAATCTCATATAACCAtgccggtggttatgtgtttattcttacgctaacaagGGTGCTCTTGGAGGTGCCGGAGATCCTGCCCTCAGCCTGATCCCTGCATCCTCTGGGTgacagggaagaagaagagacaggcagagcagcccctgccgATGTTGCCCACAGTGCTTGCAGGAGAGCCAGTGCCCCCCaggctccagccctgacctgcttTGCAGGAGCTCACTCCCTGCCATGCTGCGTGTGGGTACCAGGCTCTGTGAGCAGCCACAGcgggaggatggagcagggctgagctccagagaggagcagcaggagcacggCTGCAGTGTGGACGTGAGGGCTCTGTCCAGGCAATGGGAGCAGGGACAAAGACCTTCACCATCAGCCCAAGCGCCTTCCCGCCCTTGGAACACAAGCTCCCTGCCGCACACGTCTGAGGTCCGCACAACCCCTGAGATGGAGAAACTGCCTGTTCCACAAGTCCAAGGCCATCCCCAGCCCGCTGTCATGCTGATGGACCGGAGTGTCCCTTCCAAACGgtgtctgtgattctgtgctccTAAAGAGCAGGAAGTTCCCCATGCCTGGATAAGcaatttcagctgcagctgggtTTGCACATGCAGGGAGTGGTTTGGTATTGGTGGCTGGAGGGCATTGCTCCCAgtgccagcagggctggagatggGCTGTGGGCTTTGCTGGCAATAGCCCTGCAGGACCCCAGCGAGCTGTGTTGGAGCAGGTGGAAAGCAGGCCCAAGGGGGCACATCTGCAAATGTCTTTCCATGCCGGGAGGGCTGGGATTTAATGGGAAATCCTGGTGTCTGAGCTGAGCACGTGAACCCAACAGCTGGCCTATGGGATTAAAGGCAGGAATAAATCACAGCAGGCAAGGATACCAGCAAGTGCCCAGCCCCACGCAGCCTGCACATCAGGATCTTCCTCTGGCCCACCGTCACGGACCAGAGGAGAGGGATGCCTGGAGGCCTGCAAACCCTGGCCTGTATCTTCTACCTGCTGCACCTCGAGTTCTTTCTGGGAGAGATGTGGCAGAACCAGCCCTCTCCCTAAGGGCATTCAGCGCAGGCATGGGAGGGGAGTGAAGAGagcctctccttccccagcccaggAGGGCACAGGAGCCCAAGTGGAAGTGCACAGCAAGCCTTCGAGGGCCAAGGTTGCACCTTCTTTCACTGCCTGGGGGATTGAGTGGGGGAAATGGGTCTTTGGCAGCTCACCCTCTTTGGAAAGGCTCCAGCTGCCTTAGGAGACATTCCTCACATAGCTTTGCTGTGAAGAAAGTGCTGACCTGTTACAGGGGCGTTTGCTGAGCAAGTGAAGACGAGCCAAAGGCAGCTCTGAAGTGCTGGGAGAGAATGGGTTTCCCATCACGAGGGCTGGGCAGGAGGTCAGGCTCACAGATGTGCATCTGTATATATccacatgtatatatatgcatctaTAGACTGCTCGGCCACACGCTGGTGCCCAGGACCTGCCTGTGGTGCTTCCTGAATCCCTGCCAGTGGTTAGCCCCAGGAaacaggcagggagctggagcctgTGAGTTGGGATCAGAAAAGGGTTAAAGAGGGGGTGTTTAGCTACAGTCGGACTTGGAGCAGCTCTTGGAGTACAGGGACATGCATGGGACAAAGATGCTGTTCCTTCTTCGTAACAGAAGCAGGATGCTGGCACTGGCAACTGCAGTGACAAAGAGTATTTAGACCAGGAGCAGGTGGTTCATAGAagcacagcatggtttgggttggaagggaccttaagatcatccagctccaacccctgccacgggcagggacaccttccactagagcagggtgctccaagccccggtgtccaacctggccttgaacactgccagggatggggcagccacagcttctgtgggcaccctgtgccagcgcctcagcaccctcacagggaagagcttctgcctcatctcCAACATGACCTTCCCCTCCtgcagtctgaacccatcacccctgtcctatcgctgcagtccctgatgaagcctctccccagcatccttgcagcccccttcagacaccgGAAGCTGCCCTGAGGTCCTCCCCCGCTCCATCACCATCATCTCCCCCCCACGCCGGCCCCCCCTCTCGCGGGGCGGGGGCAGGGGCGGGCCCGTTTCCACTCCGGGTCCGTGCTGGTTGGGAGGCAGCGGTCGCAGCGCTCTCGGCCCCGCCGTGTGCGCGGGGCGCAAGCGGAGGAAAGCGGTGCCGGGGCGGGAGGCACGACCGGTAACGCGGCTCTGGCACGGCAGGGTGCGGGCGGGCCCGGCTGAAGCGGGAGCTGGAGCGGCTGCTGCCCTTCCCCGAGGAGGTGGTGGCCGGGCTGGGTCAGCTCCGGCGGCTCAGCGCCGGCTGCCTCGGTGCTAAGAGCTCCTTCAGCGGTAAGGAGCATCGCCGGCGGGAGCTGCGTCCCCCTTCGTTCCTCCCTacagctccttttctttctcctctcctcacgGGGTCTGCTCTCGCTTTGCCGTCTCAAGCCGCAAGGCTTCGGGATGCCTCGTGCCtaggcaggagcagaactcgCCCTTGTTTGGAATTAGAGGGATCTGGATGGATGAAGTCGGTTTTGTCCCTGGGCTCTTTGGCAGGACCAGGGAGCAGTGATTTGTGCAGCCCAGGTGGGAAGTTGTGCTTTTCCAGGGGCTCCTCCTGCTCTAACAAGGCTGGTGGAGCGCTCCGTGTGCTGGCAGTGCATGACAATTACCTGGCGTGTGGTTACATTGGGTTTGGGAACCTGTTAAAATAGACGGTGTTAAAGGCACGTCTGTGTTCCCCTGGGCTATCCTGGTTGCAATTAATAAACATCCCATCCCAATATGGTCCCacctgctctgtgcagcctgggTTGCACATTCCTACATCTTTGGGTTACTTTGGGTTTGCATTGTGAGAAATGGGAATTGCAGGTGGCTGTAATTCAGGTGTGAGAGTGATACgcggatagactccacaactcgttcaaGTTGTAAActaggtatgcttttattcagcgctgagacACATGAGGGATCGTTTCTCCAAAGGCATGCGTGCCTCAGCATCatttccctttacatttatcctctaaagttatacatatgcatgaggTTGCGCAACAggcctatacatattcatgtcctatccccGCTTGGTATAATAATGAGCTAAGTCCCTTGCACCTGCACAGTGCCTCCTAGTGGTCGTgggcgagggtctcaagatgaagtaaat from Lathamus discolor isolate bLatDis1 chromosome 3, bLatDis1.hap1, whole genome shotgun sequence encodes the following:
- the LOC136009724 gene encoding nucleosome-remodeling factor subunit BPTF-like — translated: MALLRLSQLLDAAIAAPDAESVNFRALRNLLQAMLGHLGLQDRSPRGLEQPAERDRARTPAAGQQPQQAGEQLPAKDALQDTAGGSEADVAADVGQPVQRVEGDESSSSEDTAVYQALLEEISQMKEAQSRMQGEIRVIQEALGLGNRQDAAGQLPGLCNPRTLASDVQMLKERLGLYPDPEEVSNMVHWDVLEDCLVGSKGERGRDGGRPRGEQEEEDPSATTKSPTSDVDTPHGASSEPGSRESSAGLKDPGAALTAPEQQAGVPSDRRRDASTRAMMQTASGDVQTTSLGTQPTEPESTGTQTTRLGTQLESTTTQTASLGTQPTEPESRGTQTTRLGTQPESTTTQTASLGTQPTEPESTGTLTTRLGTQLESTTTQTASLGTQPTEPESTGTQTTRLGTQPESTTTQTASLGTQPTEPESTGTQTTRLGTQPESTTTQTASLGTQPTEPESTGTLTTRLGTQLESTTTQTASLGTQPTEPESTGTQTTRLGTQPESTTTQTASLGTQPTEPESTGTQTTRLGTQPESTTTQTASLGTQPTEPESTGTLTTRLGTQLESTTTQTASLGTQPTEPESTGTQTTRLGTQPESTTTQTASLGTQPTEPESTGTLTTRLGTQLESTTTQTATLGTQPESTGTQTTRLGTQLESTTTQTATLGTQPESTGTQTTRLGTQLESTTTQTATLGTQPESTGTQTTRLGTQPESTVAQTTISGEQLSTQLAGAGTLAAGTLLPTAQGLEIPLDADPRATSHVQELALPSGSSSAYHNAYRCYAETVEAVKQIGQLRHLYAALKEQVAQLEASRLERTELEKLRLLLQEAGQESVANTLGDLQAQVSSVQGLARELQGLSRELQGEKGKIRKLESALGKLEAARASWQMDLSDQLSLLSGSTPQEEKRDMKDLSEQQQISKAALDQVVSQTAEGEQEQLEEVRAMESTGQEEAVCPMCSSDTSTRLGKLLRRYEKLQGLVESLMSRKKTGKVVRQLPGKSQDEEVLKRIQAAILQMQGEYEQLNSVTGSLLDDSRQQQKDIEGLLQSVERLEKEKADKEDLELGMDEKADKGALESRVSRAQFEASLELLKERNQEVLSRVTGQEQGLHEVQQQLREEMASKLDRLELGPFQQELEEHWKSSLEQLKEMAPPMEADDAAGIRKQLLVDFQCLSCDRQLSMRVPGSPIPPIPPFPPLVPHVTGRSQPVLKTEQTHREPMAACRYPTVPRQCGGQHTLTGPLQRSLRLPPVQPSTPQALQPSTLLPSKDKVELLGQDSRRAGPCPSAPGTTGPLERRSASSHSHLLQGHQPHPPLQPRRMDAATRQPGRPAGHRLNPIARAPQQARGSSSQQQQ